The following are from one region of the Veillonella nakazawae genome:
- a CDS encoding virulence RhuM family protein, which produces MNNIIIYNTEDGKAKINLILDDGSVWLSQSEIAELFQTTKQNISKHIKSIFQDLELSEEETVNYKLTVQNEGTRTVERKLAYYNLDMILAIGYRVRSPRGIQFRKYASTVLKDYLIKGFAIDDERLKELGGGSYFKELLDRIRDIRSSEKVFYRQVLDLFSTAVDYNPISVEAKSFFATVQNKMHFAVHHNTASEVIYKRVDSKKEFMGLTTFKGELPTLKEAQIAKNYLTEKELQGLNQLVSGYLDFAERQAQREVPMTMADWIKHIDAILSATGEAVLQDKGHISHQQMQAKVLSEYQKYQNQTISPVERDYLREIRVLDTYVKKGGK; this is translated from the coding sequence ATGAATAATATAATTATTTATAATACTGAAGATGGAAAAGCTAAAATAAATCTTATACTTGATGATGGTTCTGTTTGGTTAAGTCAAAGTGAAATAGCAGAATTATTTCAAACGACAAAACAAAATATTAGCAAGCATATTAAATCTATATTTCAAGATTTGGAATTGTCTGAAGAAGAAACTGTCAACTATAAGTTGACAGTTCAAAATGAAGGTACTCGGACAGTTGAAAGAAAGTTAGCTTATTATAATCTAGATATGATTTTAGCCATAGGATATCGTGTTCGATCGCCGCGAGGAATTCAATTCAGAAAATATGCATCAACCGTATTAAAGGATTATTTGATAAAGGGGTTTGCTATTGATGATGAGCGACTGAAAGAATTAGGTGGTGGCAGCTATTTTAAAGAGTTATTAGATCGGATTCGAGATATTCGCTCTAGTGAAAAGGTTTTTTATCGTCAAGTGCTGGACTTATTTTCTACTGCTGTTGATTATAATCCGATATCCGTAGAAGCAAAATCATTTTTTGCTACAGTACAAAATAAGATGCATTTTGCTGTTCATCATAATACGGCTAGTGAAGTTATTTATAAACGTGTAGATAGCAAAAAAGAGTTTATGGGATTGACTACTTTCAAAGGAGAATTACCTACATTGAAAGAGGCTCAAATTGCTAAAAATTATCTTACAGAAAAAGAATTACAAGGGCTCAATCAATTAGTTTCAGGATACTTGGATTTTGCGGAAAGACAGGCCCAGCGTGAAGTCCCTATGACAATGGCTGATTGGATAAAGCATATAGATGCGATTTTGTCAGCTACAGGCGAAGCTGTATTACAAGATAAGGGACATATATCTCATCAACAAATGCAAGCGAAAGTCCTTTCTGAATATCAAAAATACCAGAATCAAACTATTAGTCCTGTTGAACGAGATTATTTACGGGAAATAAGAGTTCTTGATACATATGTAAAAAAAGGTGGTAAATAG
- a CDS encoding HXXEE domain-containing protein: MDLNGFFLLFPSIFILHELEEILLFPRFMRRNPKLQQQFLAATFTPFRFNAIVCQEFILLLIVLGLSMYFESFDIYITVIIAYIYHVIGHVIQSIFLQQYIPGIFSGIVTAGYCTYQIYDVVSANCMLLGYSFVTLLIIFVNIAVSFKMLQRIQKNV; this comes from the coding sequence ATGGATCTGAATGGTTTTTTCTTATTATTCCCGAGCATTTTTATATTGCACGAACTTGAAGAGATTCTTCTATTTCCACGATTCATGCGAAGGAATCCTAAACTGCAACAACAATTTTTAGCAGCCACTTTTACACCCTTCAGATTTAATGCCATCGTCTGTCAGGAATTCATACTCTTGTTGATTGTGCTGGGCTTGAGTATGTATTTTGAAAGCTTCGACATTTACATCACTGTCATCATAGCGTATATATACCATGTGATTGGGCATGTAATTCAAAGTATTTTTCTGCAACAGTATATACCGGGCATTTTTAGCGGTATTGTCACGGCTGGATATTGCACATATCAGATATATGATGTGGTATCGGCGAACTGTATGCTATTAGGCTATTCGTTCGTAACACTGTTGATTATTTTCGTTAATATCGCTGTGAGCTTTAAAATGCTTCAACGGATACAAAAGAATGTCTGA
- a CDS encoding type II toxin-antitoxin system RelB/DinJ family antitoxin, with protein sequence MAKTASISLRIEPAVKAQLEALYASFGISVTDAINIFLHTSLMEGGFPFQPKQPRYNAETEAAIQETKDILAGKIKAKSYANVKEMIEDL encoded by the coding sequence ATGGCTAAAACGGCCTCTATCAGTTTGCGTATCGAGCCAGCTGTAAAAGCACAATTAGAAGCACTATATGCTAGCTTTGGCATTTCCGTAACTGATGCGATTAATATTTTTCTCCACACATCACTAATGGAAGGCGGATTCCCATTTCAACCTAAACAACCTCGTTATAATGCAGAAACAGAAGCTGCTATTCAAGAAACGAAAGATATATTAGCAGGAAAAATAAAAGCAAAATCATATGCTAATGTAAAAGAAATGATTGAGGATTTATAG
- a CDS encoding DUF308 domain-containing protein, giving the protein MSGSSKFFFILSGIVSIILGIFLLLNPVINLIAFAWLFSIIFFVSAVSSIINYFTLSSELRSGWYLISGIINALFGIYLISGGFAFLPLVLPSTIGIWMVIEAIFIFIKSRKSDSMVSLMGRNAKWLALILLLLGLLLIFKPIASGEVFIYFIAFGFLFDGIYSIGEAFKK; this is encoded by the coding sequence ATGAGTGGTTCAAGCAAATTCTTCTTTATTTTATCGGGTATTGTAAGCATTATCCTGGGGATATTCTTACTCTTAAATCCCGTTATTAATCTCATAGCTTTTGCCTGGCTTTTTTCTATTATCTTCTTCGTCAGTGCGGTCAGCTCTATTATAAATTATTTTACGTTATCGTCTGAATTACGTAGCGGCTGGTATCTTATCAGCGGCATTATCAATGCTCTATTCGGTATCTATTTAATATCCGGCGGATTTGCATTCCTACCATTAGTACTCCCAAGCACAATCGGCATCTGGATGGTAATTGAAGCCATCTTTATTTTCATTAAATCAAGAAAGTCCGACAGCATGGTATCACTCATGGGACGTAATGCAAAATGGCTTGCACTAATTCTTTTACTATTAGGCCTATTACTCATATTCAAGCCGATTGCTTCCGGTGAGGTATTTATCTACTTTATCGCTTTCGGTTTCTTATTTGACGGAATTTATTCCATCGGTGAGGCTTTTAAAAAATAG
- a CDS encoding 2-isopropylmalate synthase — protein sequence MDQNRVYFFDTTLRDGEQTPGVSLQTPEKIEIAKGLVRLGIDVIEAGFPAASPGDFEAVQTIAREVKGATICALARANEKDVQKAIDALKDAERSRLHVFIAISELHMEYKLKMTRQEVLDKVKSVLAYAKGKVDEIEFSGEDAARSDLDFACQVFGVAIAGGATIINVPDTVGYMNPNEFGDKIRYIKEHTPGIENAIISVHCHDDLGLANANTLAAIKAGARQVEGTINGLGERAGNVAIEEVVMALKTRHDYFGDLQVNIDTKQFTKVSKLVSRLTGVVVPPNKPIVGSNAFAHESGIHQHGMMSNPETYEIMTPESVGAEKTDLVLGKHSGRHAFADHLAKLGFQSFTEEKINDLFAKFKELADRKKQVYDDDIIALVVDNLHHKKAFELVAQYYKLGEKGYAYADVRLMTPEGEKADAAVGDGPVDASLKAVERVVGLPISLKDYQIRAITAGKDALGEATLKVEYNGRLYHGRGISTDIVKSSVNAYINAVNSVFLAMELEQQEEE from the coding sequence ATGGATCAAAATCGCGTATATTTCTTCGATACAACCCTTCGTGATGGGGAACAAACACCAGGTGTATCTTTACAAACCCCTGAAAAAATTGAAATTGCGAAAGGCCTAGTACGCCTCGGCATCGACGTAATCGAGGCTGGTTTCCCAGCAGCATCCCCTGGAGATTTTGAAGCAGTACAAACGATTGCACGCGAAGTAAAAGGTGCAACAATTTGTGCATTGGCACGTGCTAATGAAAAGGACGTACAAAAAGCGATTGATGCATTGAAAGATGCGGAACGTAGCCGTTTGCATGTATTCATTGCTATTTCCGAACTTCATATGGAATATAAATTAAAAATGACTCGCCAAGAGGTATTGGATAAGGTTAAATCCGTATTGGCATATGCAAAAGGTAAGGTTGATGAAATCGAGTTCTCTGGTGAAGATGCGGCACGCTCTGATTTAGATTTCGCATGCCAAGTATTTGGTGTTGCTATTGCTGGTGGTGCAACAATTATTAATGTACCAGACACAGTAGGTTACATGAACCCTAATGAGTTCGGTGATAAAATCCGCTATATTAAAGAACATACACCGGGCATTGAAAATGCAATTATCTCCGTTCACTGTCATGATGACTTAGGTCTTGCTAATGCAAATACGTTAGCTGCTATTAAAGCAGGTGCACGCCAAGTAGAAGGCACAATTAATGGCCTAGGCGAACGGGCTGGTAACGTAGCGATTGAAGAAGTTGTAATGGCTCTTAAAACACGCCATGATTACTTCGGCGACCTTCAAGTGAACATTGATACAAAACAATTTACGAAAGTTTCTAAACTTGTGAGTCGTTTGACAGGTGTCGTAGTTCCTCCAAATAAACCAATCGTTGGCTCTAACGCTTTTGCTCATGAGTCTGGTATTCACCAACATGGTATGATGAGCAACCCTGAAACGTATGAAATCATGACTCCTGAGTCCGTAGGGGCTGAAAAAACAGACCTCGTATTGGGTAAACATTCTGGCCGTCATGCCTTTGCAGATCATTTGGCAAAACTTGGTTTCCAATCTTTCACAGAAGAGAAAATCAACGACCTCTTCGCTAAATTTAAAGAATTGGCGGACCGTAAAAAACAAGTATACGATGATGACATTATCGCTCTTGTAGTAGATAACTTACATCACAAAAAAGCATTCGAGCTTGTGGCTCAATACTACAAATTAGGTGAAAAAGGCTACGCATATGCTGACGTTCGCCTCATGACCCCAGAAGGGGAGAAAGCAGATGCTGCCGTAGGTGACGGTCCAGTAGACGCATCCCTTAAAGCCGTTGAACGTGTGGTTGGCTTGCCAATTAGCTTAAAAGATTACCAAATCCGTGCCATCACAGCCGGTAAAGATGCCCTTGGGGAAGCAACCCTTAAGGTTGAATACAACGGTCGCTTATACCATGGTCGTGGTATTAGCACCGATATCGTTAAATCAAGTGTGAACGCATATATTAATGCAGTTAACTCAGTATTCCTAGCTATGGAGCTAGAACAACAGGAGGAAGAATAA
- the leuC gene encoding 3-isopropylmalate dehydratase large subunit, translating to MGMTITEKNMARHAGLDVVKPGQIIECHLDAVLMNDITFPPARKEFLKIGKPVFDRHKIYLVPDHFTPNKDIQSATQAKVMRDFVREHGITNYFEVGRMGIEHVILPEKGLIGPGEMMIGADSHTCTYGAVNAFSTGVGSTDAGVAMAEGKTWFKVPETIKVELIGKPNKWVTGKDVILDLIGKIGVDGARYMALEFAGEGIQHMTMADRLTICNMAIEAGGKCGVFPYDEITEAYIKGRVNRPVEPINPDPDAVYAQTITIDLSKLQPVVAFPHLPSNTHYINEIDKDIKIDQVIIGSCTNGRYEDLVAAAEIFKGRKVAPFVRCIVIPGSQDVYDQAMKDGLLDIFIQADCAVSTPTCGPCLGGYMGIMAEGERTVSTTNRNFRGRMGHVDSEVYLASPYVAAASAVLGRIAGPEEV from the coding sequence ATGGGTATGACCATTACTGAAAAGAATATGGCTCGCCACGCGGGTCTTGATGTTGTAAAACCAGGCCAAATCATCGAATGTCATTTGGATGCTGTTTTGATGAACGACATCACATTCCCACCAGCGCGTAAAGAGTTCTTAAAAATCGGCAAACCTGTATTTGACCGTCATAAAATCTACTTGGTGCCTGACCATTTCACACCAAATAAAGATATTCAATCCGCTACACAAGCGAAAGTCATGCGCGATTTCGTACGCGAACATGGCATCACAAACTACTTTGAAGTTGGTAGAATGGGGATTGAGCACGTTATTTTGCCAGAAAAAGGTCTTATCGGTCCTGGGGAAATGATGATTGGTGCTGACTCCCACACTTGTACATATGGTGCGGTAAATGCATTCTCCACAGGCGTAGGCTCTACTGATGCGGGCGTTGCTATGGCAGAAGGTAAAACTTGGTTCAAAGTACCTGAAACTATTAAGGTTGAGCTTATCGGCAAACCTAACAAATGGGTAACTGGTAAAGACGTAATCCTTGATTTAATCGGTAAAATCGGCGTAGACGGCGCTCGTTACATGGCCCTTGAATTCGCTGGTGAAGGCATACAACACATGACTATGGCTGACCGCCTTACAATCTGTAACATGGCTATCGAAGCTGGCGGTAAATGTGGCGTATTCCCATATGATGAAATTACTGAAGCATACATTAAAGGCCGCGTAAATCGTCCTGTAGAACCAATTAATCCAGACCCTGATGCAGTATATGCTCAAACAATTACCATTGACTTGTCCAAATTGCAACCCGTGGTAGCATTCCCTCATTTGCCATCCAACACACATTACATCAACGAGATCGACAAAGATATTAAAATCGACCAAGTTATCATCGGCTCCTGTACAAATGGCCGTTACGAAGACTTGGTGGCAGCTGCAGAAATCTTCAAAGGTCGCAAAGTAGCTCCATTCGTTCGTTGTATCGTAATCCCTGGTTCCCAAGATGTATACGATCAAGCTATGAAAGATGGTTTATTGGACATCTTCATTCAAGCTGACTGCGCAGTGTCCACGCCAACATGTGGTCCTTGCCTAGGTGGTTACATGGGTATCATGGCTGAAGGGGAACGCACAGTTTCCACAACAAACCGTAACTTCCGTGGTCGTATGGGTCACGTTGATTCTGAAGTATATTTGGCAAGCCCTTACGTGGCGGCAGCAAGTGCTGTATTAGGCCGCATTGCAGGCCCTGAGGAGGTTTAA
- a CDS encoding 3-isopropylmalate dehydratase small subunit encodes MDFESKKIWRYGDDVDTDVIIPARYLAIADWNELAEHAMEDIDTTFAPNVKAGEIMVAGKNFGCGSSREHAPGVIKAKGVPVIVAHSFARIFFRNAINIGLPVVEIGEQVDRIEAGDAIGVDLSKGIVYNLTKNEQYQGTELPQFIQDIAAAGGLVNFAKNRK; translated from the coding sequence ATGGATTTTGAAAGCAAAAAAATCTGGCGCTACGGCGACGATGTAGATACAGACGTAATCATTCCGGCTCGTTACTTGGCGATTGCAGACTGGAACGAATTGGCTGAACATGCGATGGAGGACATTGATACTACTTTCGCTCCAAATGTGAAAGCTGGTGAAATCATGGTAGCTGGCAAAAACTTTGGTTGTGGTTCCTCTCGTGAACACGCACCAGGCGTTATCAAAGCGAAAGGCGTGCCTGTTATCGTAGCACACTCCTTTGCACGTATCTTCTTCCGCAATGCTATCAACATCGGTTTACCAGTAGTGGAAATCGGTGAACAAGTTGATCGCATTGAAGCAGGCGATGCAATCGGCGTAGACTTGTCTAAAGGTATCGTGTACAACTTGACTAAAAACGAACAATACCAAGGGACTGAGTTGCCACAATTCATTCAAGATATTGCGGCAGCTGGAGGTCTTGTGAACTTTGCGAAAAACCGCAAATAA
- the leuB gene encoding 3-isopropylmalate dehydrogenase — protein MSEKNIVLIPGDGIGTEIIAAAKAVCDVAFEKAGVKVNWIDKKAGGASIDAYGVPLTEDTIEACKAADAVLLGAVGGPKWDNVDPAIRPEKAILGLRKELGLFCNLRPVKIYPSLQEYSPLKKELVQDVDFVIVRELTGGIYFGEREEAQGEGANEFAWDKETYSRYEVERIMDIAMETARKRNKKVVSVDKANVLASSRLWRKIAQEKAAANPDIATDYFYVDNTAMQLVVNPAQFDVIVTTNLFGDILSDEGAVISGSIGLLPSASMGTGTALYEPIHGSAPDIMGQNLANPLGTILSAAMMCRHSLDLPQVADAIEKAVEQVLVDGYRTGDIYREGLKRVGTTEMAQAVIERL, from the coding sequence ATGAGCGAAAAGAATATCGTATTGATTCCTGGTGATGGTATCGGTACTGAGATTATTGCTGCAGCGAAGGCTGTGTGTGATGTGGCTTTTGAGAAAGCCGGTGTAAAGGTTAATTGGATTGATAAAAAAGCGGGCGGTGCGTCTATCGATGCATACGGTGTGCCTTTGACTGAGGATACTATCGAGGCTTGTAAAGCAGCTGATGCTGTATTGCTTGGCGCTGTAGGCGGTCCTAAATGGGATAATGTAGATCCTGCTATCCGTCCTGAGAAAGCAATCCTTGGCCTTCGTAAGGAGCTTGGGTTGTTCTGTAACTTGCGTCCTGTAAAAATCTATCCATCTTTGCAAGAGTATTCTCCTCTTAAAAAGGAACTCGTACAAGATGTAGATTTCGTTATCGTTCGTGAGTTGACTGGCGGTATTTATTTCGGTGAACGCGAAGAGGCACAAGGGGAAGGTGCTAATGAGTTTGCATGGGATAAAGAAACATATAGCCGTTACGAAGTAGAGCGCATCATGGACATTGCTATGGAAACAGCTCGCAAACGCAACAAAAAGGTTGTATCTGTAGATAAAGCAAATGTATTGGCTTCTTCTCGTTTGTGGCGTAAAATCGCTCAAGAGAAAGCGGCAGCAAATCCAGACATCGCAACAGATTACTTCTACGTAGATAACACAGCGATGCAACTCGTTGTAAATCCTGCACAATTCGACGTTATCGTCACAACAAACTTGTTCGGCGATATCTTGTCTGACGAAGGCGCTGTAATCTCTGGTTCCATCGGGCTTTTACCATCTGCATCCATGGGTACTGGCACGGCGTTGTACGAACCAATCCACGGTTCTGCACCAGACATTATGGGCCAAAACTTGGCGAACCCATTGGGTACAATCTTGTCCGCAGCTATGATGTGCCGTCACTCCCTTGATTTGCCTCAAGTGGCTGACGCTATTGAAAAAGCTGTTGAACAAGTGCTCGTTGATGGTTACCGCACAGGCGATATCTACCGCGAAGGCTTGAAACGCGTAGGTACCACAGAAATGGCGCAAGCTGTTATCGAACGTCTATAA
- a CDS encoding DMT family transporter — MLSYFLLALSIGLELFATTMLKSSDGFTRPLQTIACVCGYVGSFYTLTHVLKYIPLSVTYATWSGVGLVVTALISVFIFSEGYNIYTILGIALIVVGVVILNLWGSVGN; from the coding sequence ATGTTATCTTATTTTTTACTTGCCTTATCTATAGGGCTTGAGCTATTTGCTACGACCATGTTGAAATCCTCTGATGGCTTTACGCGGCCGTTACAGACTATTGCCTGCGTATGTGGCTATGTAGGATCTTTCTATACATTGACGCATGTACTGAAATATATTCCACTCAGTGTTACCTATGCTACCTGGTCTGGCGTAGGTCTAGTGGTGACGGCTCTCATTTCTGTTTTTATCTTTAGTGAGGGCTATAATATTTACACTATATTAGGTATTGCTCTTATTGTAGTGGGTGTGGTAATCCTAAACTTGTGGGGCAGTGTAGGAAATTAA